A portion of the Desulfurobacterium indicum genome contains these proteins:
- a CDS encoding glutamate-5-semialdehyde dehydrogenase, whose amino-acid sequence MEIRKIAEAAKKVSYKLTSISTDVKNRTLLKSAELIDAKRDIIKTENEKDLKAAEEKGLSRAMIDRLLLNEKRIKGMINVLHDVAKMEDPVGSVIKMWKRPNGIKIGKMRVPLGVVGIIYESRPNVTVEAASLCIKSSNAIILKGGKEAINSNRILVNILKEAAESEGFPPEAIQFVDTTDRSVVKEMVQLDQFIDVIIPRGGEGLIRFVAENSRIPVIKHYKGVCHVFVDKFADLEKAWNICFNAKVQRPGVCNAMETMLVHSEIADGFMPEMIDRFKKAGVELRGCKRARAYDPEYIKEATEEDWYTEYLDLILAVRIVDSLEEAIEHINTYGSHHSDAIVTENYTNGMKFLNDVDSAAVYINASTRFTDGNVFGLGAEMGISTDKIHVRGPMGLEDLTIPKYIIFGDGQIRE is encoded by the coding sequence ATGGAAATAAGAAAAATTGCAGAAGCAGCTAAGAAAGTCAGCTATAAACTGACGAGTATTTCAACAGATGTGAAAAACAGAACACTGCTTAAATCAGCAGAGTTGATAGACGCAAAGAGAGACATCATAAAAACCGAAAATGAAAAAGACCTTAAAGCTGCAGAAGAAAAAGGCCTTTCCAGAGCCATGATCGACAGACTCCTTTTAAACGAAAAGAGAATCAAAGGAATGATAAATGTCCTTCACGATGTAGCAAAAATGGAAGACCCGGTCGGTTCCGTAATCAAAATGTGGAAACGCCCGAACGGTATAAAAATAGGAAAGATGCGAGTTCCTTTAGGTGTTGTTGGAATAATATACGAATCAAGGCCTAACGTCACAGTAGAAGCTGCATCCCTGTGCATAAAAAGCTCTAACGCAATAATACTGAAAGGCGGCAAAGAAGCAATTAATTCAAATAGAATCCTTGTGAACATCCTGAAAGAAGCCGCAGAATCTGAAGGATTCCCGCCCGAAGCCATACAATTTGTTGATACAACTGACAGAAGCGTAGTGAAAGAGATGGTTCAATTAGATCAATTTATAGATGTAATAATTCCAAGAGGCGGCGAAGGACTGATAAGATTTGTTGCGGAAAACTCAAGAATCCCGGTGATTAAACATTACAAAGGCGTATGTCACGTGTTTGTTGACAAATTTGCAGACCTTGAGAAGGCATGGAACATCTGTTTTAACGCCAAAGTTCAAAGGCCGGGCGTGTGCAATGCAATGGAGACAATGCTTGTTCATAGTGAAATTGCCGATGGATTCATGCCGGAGATGATAGACAGATTTAAAAAGGCAGGCGTTGAACTTAGAGGATGCAAAAGGGCAAGAGCTTACGACCCGGAATATATAAAAGAAGCAACAGAAGAAGACTGGTATACAGAGTATCTCGACCTTATACTTGCCGTCAGAATTGTTGACTCCCTTGAAGAAGCAATAGAACACATAAACACTTACGGTTCACATCACAGTGATGCAATAGTAACGGAAAATTACACCAATGGTATGAAGTTTCTTAATGACGTTGATTCAGCAGCCGTTTACATAAATGCGTCCACTCGCTTCACTGACGGAAACGTTTTTGGCTTAGGTGCCGAAATGGGAATCTCCACAGATAAGATTCACGTAAGAGGTCCTATGGGACTTGAAGATCTTACAATTCCAAAATACATAATATTCGGCGACGGCCAGATAAGGGAGTAA
- the nadD gene encoding nicotinate-nucleotide adenylyltransferase, producing the protein MKALFGGSFNPVHIGHLVIARDVLESFNFSEIIFVPAKIQPLKGKLLIPPEVRHELLELAIRKTPYFKVWDYEIKKEGISYTVDTLKAFKERERQTPVFIMGADSFLTFPKWKEPVKILETAKIIVVKRPRYNIKAEEILKQLNIRKKIQRGTLREPNDISSADIFILDGRLIEISSTEIRKRLKEGKDIRFLVPELCAEKLQEIRKISDLF; encoded by the coding sequence ATGAAGGCACTTTTCGGAGGAAGTTTTAACCCAGTTCACATAGGACATCTCGTCATAGCGCGGGATGTCCTTGAATCTTTTAACTTTTCTGAAATCATTTTCGTTCCCGCAAAGATCCAGCCTTTAAAAGGAAAATTGCTGATTCCCCCGGAAGTCAGACACGAACTTTTAGAGTTAGCAATCAGGAAAACACCATACTTTAAGGTATGGGACTATGAAATAAAAAAAGAAGGTATCTCTTACACGGTTGACACTCTGAAAGCTTTTAAAGAAAGGGAAAGACAAACACCTGTATTCATAATGGGTGCCGACTCTTTCCTTACATTTCCGAAATGGAAAGAACCTGTAAAAATCCTTGAAACGGCCAAAATAATCGTGGTAAAAAGGCCCAGATACAATATAAAAGCAGAAGAGATTTTAAAACAACTAAATATAAGGAAAAAGATACAGAGAGGAACGTTAAGAGAACCTAACGACATCAGCTCGGCAGACATATTTATACTTGACGGAAGACTTATAGAAATAAGCTCCACGGAGATAAGAAAAAGGTTAAAAGAAGGGAAAGATATTCGCTTTCTCGTACCTGAGCTATGCGCCGAAAAACTGCAAGAAATAAGAAAAATCTCAGATCTTTTCTAA
- a CDS encoding arsenic resistance protein yields the protein MKAPLKAMQFIKKNVHYLIVGAIVAGLLNVYLTGGWKVPKTVILSVMMFLVILPVMINLKIDEVFKHLKEPKVLFLSLVVNFTVSPLIAYVLGKIFFANHPELFVALTILSFIPTSAMTAAWTSLSGGKVETAMFLIPANLLFAAFVAVPFILPKVIGSQMTISSFTFIKSILIVFFIPLLVGLVIRTLLIKKFGVETFNREIKPELSGISSIGIVILSFLVLSMSRTKLLFSHPDIVPVIVIPLIIYYVSMLIFSTLYAKLLVAKKILKSEEAIVVAFASAVRHLNITLAIILITFPVEKAALMVLFVVLGFIIQIPLLGFYVQHYAKDFVANHQKRELQKATA from the coding sequence ATGAAAGCACCACTTAAGGCGATGCAATTTATAAAGAAAAACGTTCACTATCTTATAGTGGGGGCAATCGTTGCAGGTCTTCTAAACGTTTATCTTACAGGAGGCTGGAAAGTTCCGAAAACTGTAATTCTCTCGGTGATGATGTTCCTGGTAATCCTGCCTGTAATGATAAACCTGAAAATAGACGAAGTTTTCAAACACCTTAAAGAACCCAAGGTGCTGTTTCTAAGCCTTGTAGTAAACTTTACGGTGTCTCCACTTATAGCGTATGTTCTTGGAAAGATATTCTTTGCCAATCATCCGGAGCTATTTGTTGCTCTGACCATACTCTCTTTCATTCCGACAAGTGCAATGACAGCCGCATGGACAAGTCTCTCAGGTGGTAAAGTTGAAACGGCAATGTTTCTCATACCTGCAAACCTGCTATTTGCAGCATTTGTGGCCGTTCCTTTTATTCTTCCGAAAGTCATCGGAAGTCAGATGACTATAAGCTCTTTTACATTCATTAAAAGTATCCTCATAGTGTTCTTCATACCGCTCCTTGTCGGGCTCGTAATAAGAACACTGCTTATAAAGAAATTCGGAGTTGAAACATTCAACAGAGAGATTAAACCCGAATTATCCGGAATAAGCAGCATCGGTATCGTTATTCTCTCATTTTTAGTTCTTTCAATGAGCAGAACAAAGCTTCTATTTTCCCATCCGGACATTGTTCCGGTAATCGTTATTCCTCTAATCATCTACTACGTGTCAATGCTCATATTCAGCACACTCTACGCAAAGCTTTTAGTGGCGAAAAAGATATTAAAGTCTGAAGAAGCAATCGTTGTGGCTTTCGCATCAGCCGTAAGACATCTTAACATAACGCTTGCGATAATCCTCATAACATTCCCTGTGGAAAAAGCAGCGCTTATGGTTCTGTTCGTAGTTCTAGGGTTTATTATCCAGATCCCGCTTCTCGGGTTCTACGTCCAGCACTACGCCAAAGACTTCGTGGCTAACCATCAGAAAAGAGAATTACAAAAAGCAACAGCTTAA
- the folP gene encoding dihydropteroate synthase codes for MFVTIRKFTKNELKNFLLNIGNTHEGADILSKKGILYTFVIENIDTRAANILKQDAIASGGDCALPREASSFTCKTCTAVLIGSLRTIEKLLERMKKQPFGLKKLADEIKRLIEADLNTRFELKANGKTLSLERPAIMGILNTTPDSFSDGGKWTTVDRALKHAEEMVNDGAAIIDVGGESTRPGAKPVPLEEEMKRVVPVIEAIRKNFSNVFISVDTYKSKVAEEALNAGADIVNDISGFHFDSRMAKLVAERNVPAVLMHIKGTPRDMQKNPYYEDVIKELCLYFEETIKEAEQKGVKKEQIIIDPGIGFGKRLEDNLSILKRINEFKRFGVPILLGTSRKSFIKMVTGEENPEERVAGSLASIVRGILNGVKIVRVHDVKETKQFLDILLAIEEA; via the coding sequence ATGTTTGTAACAATAAGAAAATTTACAAAAAATGAACTTAAAAATTTCTTGCTCAACATCGGAAACACACATGAAGGTGCCGACATTCTTTCAAAAAAGGGTATCCTATATACATTTGTAATAGAAAACATAGACACAAGGGCAGCCAACATTCTAAAACAGGACGCAATAGCTTCAGGAGGCGACTGCGCTTTACCAAGAGAGGCTTCATCTTTTACATGTAAAACGTGCACTGCCGTCCTTATCGGTTCTCTCAGAACTATTGAAAAACTCCTTGAAAGAATGAAAAAGCAACCTTTCGGACTTAAAAAACTTGCTGACGAAATAAAAAGGTTAATAGAGGCCGATCTTAACACAAGGTTCGAGCTTAAAGCAAACGGGAAAACACTTTCTCTTGAAAGACCTGCAATAATGGGCATTTTAAACACCACTCCCGACTCCTTCTCCGACGGTGGGAAATGGACAACCGTCGATAGAGCCCTAAAGCACGCGGAGGAAATGGTAAATGACGGAGCAGCCATAATAGATGTTGGCGGCGAATCAACAAGGCCCGGAGCCAAGCCCGTTCCGCTTGAAGAAGAGATGAAAAGAGTTGTTCCAGTAATAGAAGCAATAAGGAAAAATTTTTCCAACGTGTTTATATCCGTTGACACTTACAAATCAAAAGTAGCAGAGGAAGCCTTAAATGCAGGTGCTGACATAGTAAATGACATAAGCGGTTTTCATTTTGACAGCAGAATGGCCAAACTTGTAGCTGAAAGAAACGTCCCCGCCGTTCTCATGCATATAAAAGGCACACCAAGAGATATGCAAAAAAATCCCTATTATGAAGACGTAATAAAAGAGTTGTGCCTTTACTTTGAAGAAACCATAAAAGAAGCAGAACAAAAAGGTGTGAAAAAAGAACAGATAATCATAGATCCCGGTATCGGATTTGGAAAACGACTTGAAGACAACCTTTCGATACTCAAAAGAATAAATGAGTTTAAAAGGTTCGGCGTTCCAATTCTTCTTGGCACGTCAAGGAAAAGCTTTATAAAAATGGTAACAGGAGAAGAAAACCCGGAAGAAAGAGTTGCAGGCTCTCTGGCATCAATAGTCAGGGGCATTTTAAACGGTGTAAAAATTGTTAGAGTTCACGACGTAAAGGAAACCAAACAGTTTCTGGACATACTACTTGCCATAGAGGAAGCTTAA
- a CDS encoding CBS domain-containing protein — MAVVITAHKNMDLDALGAVVAVKKLYPGAVVVLPGTKGKDVIKVLEENPKLLDYVDETGFDGEIEKLIVVDTSDIERIPEILKKRIEGKNIPVIVYDHHTKEASGFKNVKLYFKETGAVTSLITMILKGKGIIPSPLEASVMALGIYSDTGSFLFPGTSSLDHIAAGYLFSIGANPEIIKHYLPREFSPEEIDILKILKDSVEILEINGNRIALTTVQFDKYVGDIAHLVSKLLDINNYPALIAVAGVEGTVFVIGRSKTPLIDVSKLAEKLGGGGHSEAASAVIRDKTVYEVKEKVIEVLKEIVYPAKVAGDIMSSPAQTVREDMTVKECLSFLMKQGINAAPVLDDRGMLVGIINRSLIDKAYYMGMDDEPVSTVMEREFSCVFPDTPVSEIEDIIVSNQQTLVPVIDRGKVVGVITRTDVLTNLYRDEIDESEKFYLRRSSSPHFKNIRQMLKERLPSEVYELLRKVGEVATEKGINAYVIGGFVRDLIIGRKNLDVDIVVEGDATELARAFAKKIMGKVHIFDKFKTATVTLSDGFKIDFASARTEIYRAPGALPEVDTAPLKKDLFRRDFTINTLAVKLNGREFGKLIDFFNGLKDIKEKKIRVLHALSFVEDPTRILRALRFAVRYRFNIGKHTEKLLKIAVRKNLFRTVEGKRVYLELKHIFEEDNPLRIVNRMEEYGILKAFSPRFIWNRKKRDFFERIRKIVNWHKLTFNKHKANYSILYFAAFLESLPADEVDRLLKDFSVPDDEANLIKNLIYRGRQLAVKLERESFSNSELYEILKREKEEMVLYVAARTTKEDLKHRLLEYLKEWRDLKLVITGNDLKEMGLKPGPLFKKILTELKHRVLDGKVDNEYDALEEEVKKILKKKKLEPV, encoded by the coding sequence ATGGCTGTTGTTATAACCGCTCATAAGAATATGGATCTTGATGCTCTCGGAGCTGTTGTTGCTGTTAAAAAGCTTTATCCTGGAGCTGTTGTTGTTCTTCCGGGAACAAAGGGAAAGGATGTTATTAAGGTTCTTGAAGAAAACCCGAAACTGCTTGATTATGTTGATGAAACAGGTTTTGACGGTGAAATAGAAAAGCTGATTGTCGTTGATACGTCGGACATAGAAAGAATTCCTGAAATTTTGAAAAAAAGGATTGAAGGCAAGAATATTCCTGTAATTGTTTATGATCATCATACAAAAGAAGCTTCCGGCTTTAAGAATGTGAAACTTTACTTTAAAGAGACTGGAGCTGTAACATCTCTCATAACAATGATTTTGAAAGGAAAGGGAATAATTCCTTCGCCGCTTGAAGCTTCTGTGATGGCTCTTGGAATTTACTCCGATACAGGAAGTTTTCTCTTCCCGGGAACATCTTCGCTCGACCACATAGCGGCAGGTTATCTGTTTTCCATAGGGGCAAATCCAGAAATAATAAAACACTATCTTCCCCGCGAATTTTCTCCTGAAGAGATTGATATACTGAAGATTTTGAAGGATAGCGTTGAAATTCTTGAGATTAATGGAAACAGGATAGCTCTTACCACTGTGCAGTTTGATAAATATGTGGGAGATATTGCTCACCTTGTCAGTAAACTGCTTGACATCAACAACTATCCTGCCTTGATAGCCGTGGCAGGTGTTGAAGGGACGGTTTTTGTGATAGGCAGGTCAAAAACACCTCTTATTGATGTGTCAAAGCTTGCAGAGAAACTTGGCGGTGGAGGGCATTCGGAAGCGGCTTCTGCCGTAATCAGGGATAAGACGGTTTACGAAGTAAAAGAGAAAGTAATAGAAGTGCTTAAAGAGATAGTTTATCCTGCAAAAGTGGCAGGGGACATTATGTCTTCACCGGCGCAGACTGTTAGAGAAGATATGACGGTGAAGGAGTGTCTTTCGTTTCTTATGAAGCAGGGAATAAACGCTGCACCTGTCCTTGATGATAGGGGGATGCTTGTAGGTATCATAAACAGGAGCTTAATCGATAAAGCGTATTACATGGGTATGGACGATGAACCTGTTTCAACCGTGATGGAGAGGGAATTTTCCTGCGTTTTTCCTGATACGCCTGTCAGTGAGATTGAGGATATAATCGTTTCAAATCAGCAGACACTTGTGCCGGTTATAGACAGAGGAAAGGTTGTAGGTGTTATAACAAGGACGGATGTTTTAACTAACCTTTATCGTGATGAGATAGACGAGTCGGAAAAATTCTATTTGAGGCGTTCTTCTTCTCCTCACTTTAAGAACATCAGGCAGATGTTAAAAGAAAGACTTCCATCTGAAGTTTACGAACTTTTAAGGAAAGTTGGTGAAGTTGCAACGGAAAAGGGGATAAACGCTTACGTAATAGGCGGTTTTGTAAGAGATTTGATTATAGGCAGAAAGAATCTTGATGTTGATATAGTTGTTGAAGGTGATGCAACGGAGCTGGCAAGGGCTTTTGCTAAAAAAATTATGGGTAAGGTTCACATTTTTGACAAGTTTAAAACGGCTACGGTAACTCTGTCGGACGGATTTAAGATAGATTTTGCTTCTGCAAGGACAGAGATTTACCGTGCCCCCGGAGCTCTTCCCGAAGTTGATACTGCTCCTTTGAAGAAGGATCTTTTCCGCAGGGATTTTACGATAAACACACTTGCCGTTAAACTTAACGGCAGGGAGTTTGGAAAGCTTATAGATTTCTTTAACGGCCTGAAAGATATAAAAGAAAAGAAGATAAGAGTGCTTCATGCTTTAAGTTTCGTCGAGGATCCCACAAGAATTTTAAGGGCCTTAAGGTTTGCCGTTCGCTACCGCTTTAACATAGGAAAGCATACGGAAAAGCTTTTGAAGATTGCAGTTCGAAAGAACCTCTTTAGAACGGTTGAAGGGAAAAGGGTTTATCTTGAGCTTAAACATATTTTTGAAGAGGATAACCCTTTAAGGATTGTGAATCGCATGGAAGAGTACGGAATACTTAAGGCTTTTAGCCCGAGATTTATATGGAACAGAAAAAAGAGAGATTTTTTTGAGAGAATAAGAAAAATAGTTAATTGGCATAAGTTAACTTTTAATAAACATAAGGCTAACTATTCCATTCTTTACTTTGCTGCTTTTCTTGAAAGCCTTCCGGCAGACGAAGTGGATAGATTGTTAAAGGATTTTTCGGTTCCGGATGATGAGGCAAATCTTATAAAAAATCTCATCTATCGCGGAAGACAGCTTGCTGTAAAACTTGAAAGAGAAAGTTTTTCTAACAGTGAGCTTTACGAAATTTTGAAAAGGGAAAAGGAAGAAATGGTTCTTTACGTTGCTGCGCGGACGACAAAGGAGGATTTGAAGCATCGTTTATTGGAATACCTTAAAGAGTGGAGAGATTTAAAACTTGTCATAACGGGAAATGATCTAAAGGAGATGGGTCTAAAGCCCGGTCCTCTGTTTAAAAAGATATTGACAGAGTTAAAGCACAGAGTTTTAGACGGTAAAGTTGATAATGAGTATGATGCTCTGGAAGAAGAGGTTAAAAAGATTTTAAAAAAGAAAAAACTTGAGCCTGTGTAG
- a CDS encoding OmpA family protein: MRIKILPLLATVSTAVFLSSCSQTVINTGVTVTIPPKRETPRETPKVEIPSVNREESVLEEAEERKPQVEISDYIFEKEINAFEGLTGAKVVASLPLFGNPPSVNGDLLVVEEPQRARIIIRDSLIFELNRDRIINDSLIRAVAQTFGKGNSLIIIAAFSDSSGTNDFNDLITEKRAEAVRKKLESFGVPSYRILAFGCGSARPIAPNSTVDGRAANRRIEIYVYPENMYVDGVCGQR; encoded by the coding sequence GTGAGGATAAAAATTTTACCATTATTGGCTACTGTCTCAACTGCTGTTTTTCTTTCAAGTTGCAGTCAAACGGTTATTAACACCGGTGTAACTGTTACGATTCCTCCAAAACGCGAAACTCCTCGTGAAACCCCTAAAGTGGAGATTCCTTCTGTTAATCGTGAAGAAAGTGTTTTAGAAGAGGCAGAAGAGAGAAAACCTCAGGTAGAGATTTCAGATTACATTTTTGAGAAGGAAATTAATGCCTTTGAAGGTTTAACCGGGGCAAAAGTCGTTGCTTCATTACCGTTGTTTGGTAATCCTCCTTCTGTCAATGGTGATTTGCTGGTTGTAGAAGAACCTCAGAGGGCAAGGATAATAATTAGAGATTCTCTCATTTTTGAACTTAACAGGGATAGGATTATTAATGATTCTTTGATACGGGCGGTTGCTCAGACCTTTGGAAAAGGAAATAGTCTTATTATTATTGCAGCTTTTTCAGATAGCTCGGGAACCAATGATTTTAACGATCTTATAACGGAAAAAAGGGCGGAAGCTGTTAGGAAGAAACTTGAAAGTTTTGGTGTTCCATCCTATAGAATTTTAGCCTTTGGTTGTGGATCTGCCAGACCCATTGCCCCTAACAGCACTGTTGATGGAAGGGCGGCAAACAGACGAATAGAGATTTATGTTTATCCTGAGAATATGTACGTTGACGGCGTGTGTGGACAGAGATGA